AGAAACTCAAGTACATATCTGCAAGCATCTTACCAGGGGGTGTCCCACAGCAGAGGCTCCGATCATCGATGTGCTCAACATCAAGACCAATAAACCAAGAACCTAGAGAGACATCTTCATTTGCGTATTTATGAAGTATGTGCCTAGAGAGGAATAACGTTCAATAATTGAAAGTCTCAAGTTATATAATAAGTATAGAATGATTTTGTTGCAGGAACCTACCGATTCACCGAAATATACGTGGCCAAATCTTTGgagataatatatatttgacCTGTTGCATGCCTAAAGTATTTATTTCCCTCTTCACCAAATTTCCAGTACTCGGGCTCATGGTATTTGATTCCTCTGCATTTAGTAGCCAAAGGTAAATCTGATGAATGACATTCATAGGTGATGATCGCCAATAACTCAACAAACttcagaaaagaagaagaagaagaagaagaagaagcttacTTCTGTGCCAGGACAGGTCCAGACTTCATACAACCAATATAAACCCGTGGTTTTGATCTATGGCGAGCCAAGGTAGATCCAACCATACCTTTCAAATGTTAAAACTATCAATTAGATTCCCCCAATTTGCACCTTTTCCTTATCAAGATACAGACATTTATGTTAGAATGCAGATAAACTAACCAAGATTTATGTGCACATCATCGTCAACTTTTATATAGAAGTCAGCATCCCACTTAGCAACAGCTGTTGAAAAGTATGTTTGAGTTTTTGAGGACAATTCATGATATCCTTCGATATGATTCTGCAAAAAAGAAGTAACCCTGCATAAGCTCAGAGAATAAATTTCAATCAAAGGACAATCTATTACCACTATGGAAAGCAGCCCAGATATCTCAAAAGGTTAATACTTAGGCTTTGTTATATTCTGGAACATTAAGTAGCTGGTTCAACTATTATTGACTAAAGTTATATGTAAAAGAATAGTTAATTTACTGTTTATAATCCTGACTTCTGATAGTTGATATCTTATTGAAACATCTATCGGCAAGGCTTTCTTCttatatgttaaaatattgcCATTCTAAATTACTTAATtgttaattcaaacaaaaaggcAAGGAATCCAACATCATgaacaaataaaaacacaacaaaGGATTTAAATATATTCATTGACGCTCCATAGCAAATTTGATGAACCATGCACATGTTTGCTTTATCTGAGTTGGGAGATACATTTATCGAGCTAACATTgagtttcaatttcaaaaaacgtttttccaagtaattataatttggagAATGACTTGTACCAAACTTGGTAATTTTCTCCTATTAACTTTATTGTACTTACATAACTATTCACTTTTTCTAGGTGTATATTCACTGTGAATATAGGTTGTAACTTTCTGGCCATATTTTTTAGATAGATTTTCCCAATTTGAacataattttctattttacaatttttttaatccaaCCACCTGTTCAACCACTAACCCGCTAGCTGAATCAGTCACTGATTGACCTCAATTAGATCATTGTCAGCTCCTGGTTTAATTGTATGACTAAAAATAAAGAGGTCAACTTAGTCCCTAGCAGTTTACCATACCAGTCGTAAGAAATCCTTATGTTGTTCATCTTCTGCATCAATAGCACGATCCAATACACCACCTGGAGTTGCACTAACAACCACAAAATTTAAACCAGTACATTTGTCAAGATTACCACTACGAAGCAAGCAAATGTAGCATGCAAATTCCTAACGAGTTCACGAAAAATACCTGTGTCCTATAACAAACCGTATTATaattcccttctctctttccaaCTTCCTTAACTCCTCTCCTAAAATGAAAAGTGACCAAAGAGAGTTAGCAATAAGTTTATTCAACATCTACTAATTGTTACATCCACGAGAAAGGCTATTAAGTTTTGAACTGAACCTCGAGGCATCCATGTCTCTCTGATTGACTCTCTTCGCTTTCTGCTGCTGAAAGCAGTGATGATTCCCATAACAAAGAAAACCTTCTGACGCTCTTTCAATCGCTCACTTCCTGATTTTGTACCCATTGGAGATTCCTCCTCATCATCAACTTTGGCAGCTCTAGTAGCTGCTAGCTGCATCTCTAACGAGGAAATTGTTTTATCTAATGTCCTGAAAGGATTAAGACAACAATTTACATGATAAATCAAATTACATGACACAAAGTTACAGAATTACCAAATCTAAGATATAGCCAGAATTCTTTAAAACATTATTCAGCAGGATATAGAATGTTACATGATTACATCATGTGTTTGTGAAACTTGAGAAAGGATGTCGCCTGCCCCAACAGAAGCATCCTGTTATAAATGAAGAATATTATCAGAATGTGTTAATAAAGGCAGTGGAGCTTTTGATGACAATATTCTTGAGACTTGCCTTCTTCTCACAATTGTCTATGGGACGCAGAGCTCCTGGTTGATGTTTCTCCACTGATGAAGCCTCCTCATCAATTTTAGCTGGATCAGGAATAGCCCAAAACCTATGAAATAGACATAAGCAACTTCTCGATGGATGTgcaaaagaataacaaaagtttggaaaagaataaaccttcAACTACAAATATAACAAGTTTGATCATATTGACAATGAAGACAGGGAAATGCAGAAATGCTAATGTCTTCTCTTGTAGGATATGGACCCATATGACCTCAATATAAGACACATTTAACTAAACCTCGCATATACAATCTATTAGCACTGTATCTTTTGAAAACAAATCTTGCAAATCTGCAAGATTACAAAGGAAGCCATATGACGCTAGAATCAAACCATGAGATGCCATCGTTATGTTTTTGCCCCTTGGTGTCAGCTACAGATACAGGGTAATGATGCTTGTTTCTAGTAGTTTCCACGTGCAGAGAGAGAATGTTTGCTGGGGAGATTTAATCCTTAAGGAGTTCTCTCAATGACaccataatataaaatattaaaacattactcaatccaaaagtttaagttaacgGATTTGGGCTCAATTGtgttatattaaccactcattCTTATGATGTATTTTCAATGTGGGTCTCAATAATCTCCCCCTCACAATGAGTCCATCGCCACATTGACCTTGAACGAaagtttttttaccaaatgttcACGCGTCATCAGACTCATCACCAAGAGCCCAACTCTCGCAACTATGCATGCAAGCCCTGTGCTTCTTTAGTCCACTCTACCATGAGCAACAATAGATCAAGAACCTCATGGGAGACCTTGTGTTCAACACTCACTCTGCCAAACCCTTGGCTCTAATAACATTGTAGGAAAATCCATCCTTAGGAAGTTCTTTTAGTGAGactataatataacatattatGACACTACTCAACCCATTTGGGCCCAATTATATTATTAACCACTCTTATGATATATTTCCAATGTGGAACTTAATTGTTTTTCAGCTTTTGAAACAATTCTCAGCTGAATTGCAATAAATTACAACGTTAGTAATTCCACCAACTCTAAGGTTTTGCCTATTAGCTGCTCTCAGACTTGGGAGCAATTCGTAAGCTCCTGAAAATCAAACTTAACAACAAAAACTGACTTCTAAGCTAATGTAGCAACAATTGCCCGTATAAGAGAACGGATAAGGCCAATTAAACTAAGCTCGGCATCGTCCAAAGCTAACCATCATCAAGGTTACACCTTGCTTTACTAAAGTGCCAAGAAATCGTACAATACAACTAAATCAGCACCTGAGGTCATACCCTAACTACTAATTACGTTTACCAATTCATGCATCTTGGTATATACAACTCCCATCACCCCCAAAATGAGTTGGAGacagaaaaagaataaaagagaaGTAAAGTCTCAATCTTCAACCGGGAATCCAAATACAAAGACCCTTAAATCCAGAAGCCATAGGATCAAATCTATTCATAAAGACGGCATTTTTCATCCCTGGgccgcaaaaaaaaaaaaaaaaataaataaataaaatgaccCATTTGCACAAAAGATCATTACTACCAAAGCTTCCCACCCCATTAGAAAGGGCAGCAAATCTAAAAGTCGACCACTTCACCACAAGATCTTAGTCATTTCCCACAAGAGAGAGAGTACCTGTTGATAACAAGAACACCCAAGAAGAAGCTGGCGATGCAGAAGATGAAAACCCATCTGGTGGAGACCCCATTGCCAGCCTTGTGAGGTCTGCTCAGACCCATTCTTCAATCTCTCAAAAAGCTTTCAGCTTTATAAGGAAGCGTCCTCGTtacaaagagaaaataagggaCCCCATTAGAGAAGGAGCACAGGCTATACAGAGGAATGAGGAGAAAAAGCGATGATGATGTTCAAAATCACTAGGGGAATGAATGGGCTGTCACTTCTAAATTACGTTCGGTTTCATTGTTTTGTCACGgagaaaactttaaaaaatacaaatttaacaAAAGTCACGACAACATCAACTACCTATAATGCCCTTTTGTGATCAAGCAAGGGGAAAAAGGACTTTGTCCGAAACTGGAGATTATCTTAATTTTTACTGTCCGTGCTTGTGCCTCACTGCCTTGTGCTCTCTACTCTCTCCTTCTCTTTTATAAATGATTAAgttgatatgatttttaaaattattgtaataaattataaataaatagttattttaaaagttaagtataaacttaaaaaaataagaatgtgtATTATTATTCTCTTTCATCTTCTATTTGTTGTTACTGATACCACCAACCTTTACGTAGCTACGGTCGAAATCCGATGGGGTGATAGCTGCTGCAAAATTAAGTGAAAGTAAAACAGGAATATCTCCGACATTTTTCTTTGATAACCCTGTGTGTTCAGTTTAatgaaaacataaacaaaatttagCTTTGTAACGAGctgtatttgttttttcctcTTGATTCTGACACTCTTCTTGAAATTTTCTGGTGTTTTGATGTGCCATGCATAGTGTTCAATCAACTTGTCAGCCACCAAACttcttttcaattatttgagGTCCCAAACTGTCTTTTACACTCTCTTGATgctattttaattattcttgGATAAGGAATGAGGATATAAAATACGGATTCAAATTAAGATGATAGATGATTAGGTTCAAATTGAACCATCTTATTAAATAGTAAGTCATGATCTtggaataattatataataataataaaatggagTAGTTTTAATTTGGATAACATATTTATCTACGTCAAGTAATGATAGACAAATTCAACTCCATCCACCCAATCCTGTACCATGGTCTCAGGCATTAAAGATCATTTTAATATGTTAAATCTTACTTAGGGGCTTGATGTGCCATTGCTACATGCaatttatacaaaaataatacaaaagtcTTGTTCTTATGTGAGACGGCTATTAATAGGCACGCCTGCAACGATAAGAAAGGGTTTCGAAATTAACTGAGTTAGAATCCTTATAGAGGAATTCAGGCTGGAGAGACCGACTTTCTACTTGGATGTGACTATAATAGCTCCTACCTGTTAGGAGTAGCATAAAAAATGCTTAGACGATGAGAACCGCAAACGCTCCCTCAAATTTGATTGAATGAATCATAGCCTGATCCAATCCTATCTAAGCATTAATAAAAACTAAGGTAGTTTATACTAATTAGGTGTAAAAAGTTTCATTGCAGGTTTCGAACCCATACTCTAGTGCGTGcctagtaaattaaaaaaatttcttaggCCATTGAACAATCACCCTAGATGGTATTCAATAGACAACTTTAAGTCATCAACATAAGGGTTTTCTCGCTTCCacacacttttttcttttttctttttctttactaCATCATCACTCAATAAAATATAGCAAATTCTTAATATTACAAGACAAGTTAATTCATAAATAATAGTTTAGTGGTTGCCCTAAATATATTACCATCACATAACTTGTTAATTAAGAAACATAAGAAGACTAAAAATGTCTTATAACTAGACCTACTTTGAAAATGAAACTAGTAAGAGAGACGAGGGCAGTTTGTTCCAAACGAAAAGGTGGACCACATGTATGTCCGTGTGCTTGTGTGGCAAGATTTAAAATTGGAAAGCCCCGTACTGAGGAAAAGGCAGGGAGCTAATGGTAAACTTAGGTTGAAGTAGAGGATAATATGGTAATCTTCTTCGGTGGCCAGACGGTGCAGGTCTGCGCgtaaacataaaaagaaaagaatggtgTCCGAAGACGAGACAAGACGACGTGGTGAAACCAAGTGGACCGCCACCCCGAAAATATTCCCTTCGGATCCTTAGCTCCAATCAAGAGATTATACTATAATGCATGagatttgattgattttttatttttttattttaattctcttaattaattttttaaagcgTAACACATGCAAAAGACAGGTAAAGTAAGCTTCCCCACCACCcccaccccttttttttatttttttatttttaagtctaTTTAATCTcttcaaactatcatcttaatgacaatctatccctcaaactatcaattacgacaatttatctTCCAAACTATCAacacaatgacaatgtatcccaaatttaaacaaaatgataaaattatccttactaaaataaaaataaaaatactaaaatttatttatttttatttttaaatattaagggtatttttgtcttattgaaaattatataagggtaattttgtcatttttttagcattgaggggtatattgtcattgttttggtagtttgggtaaattatcgtaattaatagttttgatgatagattgtcattggaatggtagtttgaagggggttaaataaattttacctttttttataaaaaaaaaaaaagaaaagattattACATTAGATCTTGAAACTTACAACTTCTGTTGTAATCAAAGATGTTAAGCGGTGGGTTCCCAAAGTTTGAGAGAGAGTTTGagcatttaatttaattgacaTGTTCAATCTTAAGATAACGACGTACTTAATTCTATGATTGTAACTGAATAACTGAATTGTTGGCGTGTCATTTCCGCAAATGGATCGGTTGGTTTGAATCCTAATAAGCATAATCGCATATGGCGATGATAATTAATTTTGTAGATGCAGTTGGTCCTAAGGCTAACCCTAAATCACTAACGActctaaaagaaataaaaagtaatattaggGCTTATTGGGGGTATTGGCTAAGTTCTTGCTAAGGGAATGGGGtggcctcctcctcctcctttttaAGCAGAGTATTTTTCTTCTCGTACGACTTTAGTTAGGTGTCGTCCTCTGATTGGGCACAGCCCTATCCAAGCATTGCATTTGACTTACGTCTTCTAGTAAGGTAAGTCTTTCGTTAGGCATCACTCGTTGGAGAGGTACAATCTTGACAAAATAATGTATAATCGATCAATTGCCTCCTAGCATATGTCAGCCGTTATGATGTGATATGTGTTGGAATTTGGATGGTAGGATTTTGTATAATTAATCTCATGAAAGATTTCCCAATTAATGTGAAAATCCTGTGGAGAACAAGAGAAAACTTTGAACACACGATCTCACGTACGTAAAACTAACGtacttatattatattatagaTTATTGTGATAGAATTTGTGTTTTCttgggactctatttatagagtttcaACTCAATTATTTGCTAAGAGTTGTGTCTCTTGATCGATTACCTCAACTAGAAGTTATATTACCTtattgtatatattatataatctaGTGTAGGTACAACCACACTtataatagtgtgatcatcctATGCACATTCATCTTTCATTTGATTACCTTTGGTACCAAAAAACATGTCAACTACGCATCTGCTAATACTTGCAGACAATGAGCAGATTATAACATTCTTTGATGTGTACACATTTATGTTATTTCATCTGATTGCACTTTTTTACCATATGTGTCTTACTGACAACATACTAGTGGTGACTTCACTTGCTATATAATCTAagcaaataacattaattatccATAGTTGAGAATACATTCCACACCCAAACTAGAATTAATGACTTTTACATAATAACCATATGTAAACTTGTATTGAATCTTTCATGTCATCAATTGCTTAATGTATTAAAATACAGCAAGTAGTGGAAGCCGAACCCACGACCAAGACAAGCCCATGCCACAGTTTGAAGTAGTTCTCAATCCATGTTCCGCCTCATGCATAATTAATCTCAGGAAGGATTTCTCTCGTTAAGGTGAAAGTCCTgtgttgaacaaaaaaaaactttgaacacACAATCTCATGTACGTAAAACTAACGTACTTATGTTATAGATTATTGGGATAGAATTCGTAAATAGAGTTTCAACTCAACTTTTCACTAAGAGTTGTGTCTTTTGATCGGTTACTTCCATTGAAAGTTCTATTACCTTCCTGTATATATTATACAATCTGGTGTAAATACGACCACACttataataatatgatcatCCTATAAACCTTCAATATGTACGTGATCACTAGTGGTTAAGGGCGTTAGCTGATTCCTTGATAGAAAGAACAAGACAGATAAGATGACGTGATATGATTATTATCCTTTGCATAGtgttccttatatatatatatatatatatatatatatatatatataaaagcaggCTCATTCGGTTAATGGTTTGAGCCAAATTACCAATCTAAGTCGGCACTCCTATATCGGAATTGATCGGATTGATATTTGGTATATCAAAATTTGAATggtctttaaaaaataagagaattaattttttttttaaaaaaaaatgatggaattAAATAATTGGAATGAGGATTCATCGTGAGAACGTGGATCAGTATAAAGAGGATCTTTGAATGTTTTTCTTGGTCGGGTCATTGAACACTTTGGACTTCATTAAGCCCAGTGGGCTGCTCGACTTGGAATAGCTCGGCCTCAGCCTGTTGTCCATCCCACAAAATGGGCGTTACAGGCCTAAGTGGCTAAGTGGATGCCCCCAGACGGTGGCAAGGCCCAAGGGTGTACGTGGATTAATGCAGAAGGGAAAGCACGTTGAATGGGCTGCGCGTGGATTAATTCAGTATTCACACACAGACAGTGGGCTGCGCGTGGAACTTCAAAAGGGCTGTGACCCTTTTGGAAAAACTGGTAAAATATGCTCTTTCTGTGGACAAGAAGGTGGTCATCTAGCTAGGATTGAAAATATTGTGCAGGGATCTAGAAGGTGGTGACCATTTTTTTGGTCTCTTGCGCTGTTGTTCCTAAAAGTCGTTTTCCAGGCAGCTGTGAACTTTGAACTTTCCCAAGTTGGATGTATAATTAGTATTGTACGTAAGACTTTTCTGCATGATATGTTTGATATTGAAAGTAACACTTGACCAAAGGATGATGAATTTTCCGTACCATTTATGGTCATCAGTAACAGAAGGGTTCTCACGAGAGCACCAATGTCAACTGCTGTGGTTAACATTCTTACGAGAATCAAACCATGCATTTTTATAGCATTCATATTTGGTTATTAGAGTTACTCTCTATTATAGACTTTTAGTTTAAAAAGTCTCTATTATAActctctattatatatatatatatatatatatatatatatatatatattatttggcTTTGAGTTGACTTTTACTTTTGGGCTTTCACACCTTTACTTTACTCCGATTGTGAAGGAATTTCTGTGCACTATGATTTTACCTGAAAGGAAAGCTAGCGTCCATTACGACTGCGTGGGGTACACTTTCCAAATTTGAAGCCACTTTTAACGGCATGGATGTGAGTCAGATTACGTGCGCGGGTATGGAACTCCTGTCTTTCACAAAGCCTTATATTTTTTAGCCATTAAATTACTGGTTATTAACACATCAACTACAACGACcgtctgttttttctttttctttttttttgttaaggagGGATGGCCAAATCATTGTTTCGGCCTGTAAAGTAGGGAttttccaaaattaaaactttccCACAATTGTAATTAGAAACACGACGATGGCCGTGTTAAGGTTGTTTCTAGTTCTACCATAAAACATGTTTGCAGAACCCCACCAGAGTTTCTATATGTATTTGGAGAGATCAAACTTTTCAACGCATATTTGATCTCTAATCAGCCcgcctctctgtctctctgtctctctctgaaACTGCCAGATGAAATTTGCAAACCAAatgagttttttcaaatttttagtaTATGTAATCTTGATTCTGAATTGCCATGTGGAGGCCAGGAGCAACGTACGTAATCTTGATTCTTTAATTCCCATAATTATGTGGATTTTTAGAAGTCCTTAATTGGGTGTGAGTAAATTTCTTTTCCAATCTACAGGTTCACATAGTTTATATGGGAGAGAGGCAGCACGATGATCCCAATTTAACCACAGATTCACATCATGATATGCTAGCCACAGTAGTGGGGAGGTATGACATGAATGAAGGGGAAAACAACTCAACAAGTAAACAAACAAATCTAAGTAAATTCTCTATTTTCTactgattacttttttttttcctttgtgcAGCAAGGAAATGGCGTCAGACTTGATGGTCTACAGCTACAGACACGGCTTCTCTGGATTTGCAGCCAAGCTCACAGAGTCTCAAGCACAACAAATTGCTGGTATATCTGCAATAGCTAAAGTATCATGAAAAAATTGATATTGTCTATACTCTAAATCAAGTTTGTGGTGATTATGAATAATGAACTCTAATTTTGAATACGAGTGTCGATTATAATAGTGTGCATGTCACTGGTGTATTTTTAGAGTTGCCTGGTGTTGTTCAAGTCATACCAAATAGCCTTCACAAGCTGCAGACAACTAGGACTTGGGATTTTCTCGGTCTCTCTTCTCATCCTACTAACAATGTTCTTCATAAAAGTAAAATGGGTGATGGAGTTATCATAGGAGTCCTCGA
This genomic interval from Corylus avellana chromosome ca3, CavTom2PMs-1.0 contains the following:
- the LOC132173925 gene encoding beta-1,6-galactosyltransferase GALT31A; protein product: MGLSRPHKAGNGVSTRWVFIFCIASFFLGVLVINRFWAIPDPAKIDEEASSVEKHQPGALRPIDNCEKKDASVGAGDILSQVSQTHDVIMTLDKTISSLEMQLAATRAAKVDDEEESPMGTKSGSERLKERQKVFFVMGIITAFSSRKRRESIRETWMPRGEELRKLEREKGIIIRFVIGHSATPGGVLDRAIDAEDEQHKDFLRLNHIEGYHELSSKTQTYFSTAVAKWDADFYIKVDDDVHINLGMVGSTLARHRSKPRVYIGCMKSGPVLAQKGIKYHEPEYWKFGEEGNKYFRHATGQIYIISKDLATYISVNRHILHKYANEDVSLGSWFIGLDVEHIDDRSLCCGTPPDCEWKAQAGNPCAASFDWSCSGICKSVERMEEVHQRCGEGDEAIWHTSF